A window of Candidatus Pantoea floridensis contains these coding sequences:
- the pspG gene encoding envelope stress response protein PspG, which translates to MEILFVLGFFLMLLLTGVSLLGVIAALIVATVFMFLGGLLAVVIKLLPWLVLAVITVWLYRAFNTPSGEAKLNRLKRKISKLERNGWR; encoded by the coding sequence GTGGAAATTCTCTTTGTTCTCGGCTTTTTTCTAATGCTGTTACTCACCGGCGTTTCATTGCTTGGTGTTATCGCCGCATTGATTGTTGCCACCGTCTTTATGTTCCTCGGCGGCCTGCTGGCAGTTGTTATTAAATTGTTACCATGGCTGGTGCTGGCGGTTATCACCGTATGGCTCTATCGCGCATTTAACACGCCCTCGGGTGAGGCGAAATTAAACAGGCTGAAAAGAAAAATCAGTAAGTTAGAGAGAAATGGTTGGCGGTAA
- a CDS encoding YitT family protein gives MDNVVQPTKVPHSLIEDALAIVLGTLMVSFGVIMLKQAGALTGSSAGIAFLISYLTPLSFGSAFFLINLPFYWLAVRRMGWEFTLKTFCAVGLVSLFTHLHPLFVHFSALNPFYATLFGNVVMGIGFIVLFRHKASLGGINILALWLQDRIGLRAGKLQMAVDTCVVLASLFVVSMPMLLASIAGAVILNLIIAMNHRPGRYMV, from the coding sequence ATGGATAACGTTGTACAACCGACCAAAGTTCCCCATTCGCTGATTGAAGATGCGCTGGCAATTGTCCTTGGCACGCTGATGGTGTCGTTTGGCGTGATTATGCTGAAACAGGCGGGCGCGCTGACCGGTAGCTCGGCAGGTATTGCCTTCTTGATTAGCTACCTGACGCCGCTCTCCTTCGGCAGCGCGTTCTTCCTCATCAATCTGCCTTTTTACTGGCTGGCCGTGCGCCGCATGGGCTGGGAATTCACGCTAAAAACTTTCTGTGCTGTGGGCCTTGTGTCGCTGTTTACGCATCTGCATCCTCTCTTTGTGCATTTTTCTGCGCTAAATCCGTTTTATGCGACACTGTTCGGTAACGTGGTGATGGGCATTGGGTTTATAGTGTTGTTCCGTCACAAAGCCAGCCTTGGCGGCATCAATATTTTGGCGCTCTGGTTGCAGGACCGTATCGGGCTGCGAGCCGGGAAATTGCAAATGGCGGTGGATACCTGCGTGGTGCTGGCCTCGCTGTTTGTGGTATCAATGCCGATGCTGTTGGCCTCAATTGCGGGCGCGGTGATCCTTAATCTCATCATCGCAATGAATCATCGTCCCGGCCGTTACATGGTTTGA
- the dusA gene encoding tRNA dihydrouridine(20/20a) synthase DusA has protein sequence MTDTFSSQRFSIAPMLDWTDRHCRYFHRKLSGDTLLYTEMVTTGAIIHGKGDYLAYSEDEHPLALQLGGSDPAALAQCARLAEARGYDEINLNVGCPSDRVQNGRFGACLMADAALVADCIKAMRDVVSIPVTVKTRIGIDEQDSYEFLCDFIGTVAQQGGCDTFIIHARKAWLSGLSPKENREIPPLDYPRVYQLKRDFPTLTMAINGGIKTLEEAKLHLQHMDGVMMGREAYQNPGILAQVDRELFGRDVPQVDPVAVVRSMYPYIEAELSKGTYLGHVTRHMLGLFQGIPGARQWRRYLSENAHKTGADVRVLEAALALVADKIPQEAL, from the coding sequence ATGACCGATACTTTCTCCTCGCAACGTTTTTCAATTGCCCCGATGCTTGACTGGACCGATCGCCACTGTCGGTATTTTCATCGCAAGCTGAGCGGCGATACCCTGCTGTATACCGAAATGGTGACCACGGGTGCCATCATTCACGGTAAAGGCGACTATCTGGCCTACAGCGAGGATGAACATCCTCTGGCGCTGCAACTTGGGGGCAGCGATCCCGCCGCACTGGCACAGTGCGCCAGACTAGCAGAAGCGCGTGGCTACGATGAGATCAACCTGAACGTCGGTTGTCCCTCGGACCGCGTTCAGAACGGGCGTTTTGGTGCCTGCCTGATGGCGGATGCTGCGTTGGTCGCCGATTGTATTAAAGCGATGCGCGATGTCGTGAGCATTCCGGTAACGGTAAAAACCCGAATCGGCATTGACGAGCAGGATAGTTATGAATTCCTGTGTGATTTTATTGGCACCGTGGCGCAGCAGGGCGGCTGCGATACCTTCATTATCCACGCGCGCAAAGCCTGGCTGTCGGGTTTGAGCCCAAAAGAGAATCGCGAAATTCCGCCGCTGGATTATCCACGCGTTTATCAGCTGAAACGTGATTTTCCAACGCTAACCATGGCGATCAACGGCGGCATAAAAACGCTGGAAGAAGCCAAACTTCATCTGCAGCACATGGATGGCGTGATGATGGGCCGCGAAGCCTATCAGAATCCGGGCATTCTGGCGCAGGTCGACCGCGAGCTGTTTGGTCGTGATGTACCGCAGGTCGATCCGGTAGCGGTGGTGCGTTCGATGTACCCCTATATTGAAGCGGAACTGTCGAAAGGTACGTACTTGGGACACGTCACGCGCCATATGCTCGGCCTGTTCCAGGGCATCCCAGGCGCTCGCCAGTGGCGTCGTTATCTGAGTGAAAACGCCCACAAAACCGGTGCCGATGTGCGGGTGCTGGAAGCGGCGCTAGCCTTAGTTGCGGATAAAATCCCGCAGGAAGCGCTTTAA
- a CDS encoding quinone oxidoreductase — protein MAKRIQFNQHGGPEVLQWADFELADPAEHEVQVENKAIGINYIDTYVRSGLYPVAALPSGLGTEAAGVVKRVGSKVTRFKAGDRVVYCQATLGAYSEAHNVAEDRLVILPDSISFEQGAASFLKGLTVQYLLRQTYKVKADEIFLFHAAAGGVGLIACQWAKALGAHLIGTVGSAEKAQIAKDAGAWATINYREEDIAKRVSELTKGEKVAVVYDSVGKDTWEPSLDSLRRHGLMVSFGNASGPVTGIDLGILNKKGSLFVTRPSLFGYITNREELDAASNELFSLIASRAIQLNVPEQQKFALSDAVRAHQVLESRATQGSSLLIP, from the coding sequence ATGGCAAAGCGTATTCAGTTCAACCAACACGGCGGCCCAGAAGTGCTGCAATGGGCCGATTTCGAGTTAGCCGATCCCGCCGAGCATGAAGTGCAGGTGGAAAATAAGGCGATTGGCATTAACTACATTGATACCTACGTACGCAGCGGCCTGTATCCGGTGGCGGCGTTGCCATCGGGCCTGGGCACCGAGGCCGCGGGTGTGGTGAAGCGCGTGGGATCAAAAGTGACGCGATTCAAAGCAGGCGACCGCGTGGTGTATTGCCAGGCGACGTTGGGTGCCTACAGTGAAGCGCACAATGTGGCAGAAGACCGCCTGGTGATCCTGCCAGACAGCATCAGCTTTGAGCAAGGCGCGGCCTCTTTCCTCAAAGGTTTAACCGTGCAGTATCTGCTACGCCAAACCTACAAAGTGAAAGCCGACGAAATCTTCCTGTTCCACGCCGCGGCCGGTGGCGTCGGTTTGATTGCCTGCCAGTGGGCGAAAGCGCTGGGCGCACACCTGATAGGTACCGTGGGTTCGGCCGAGAAAGCGCAGATTGCAAAAGATGCGGGTGCGTGGGCCACCATTAACTATCGTGAAGAGGATATTGCGAAACGCGTAAGCGAATTAACCAAGGGCGAGAAGGTCGCGGTGGTGTATGACTCAGTAGGGAAAGATACCTGGGAACCTTCGCTGGATAGCCTGCGCCGCCACGGATTGATGGTGAGCTTTGGTAATGCCTCGGGTCCGGTGACCGGAATCGATCTCGGCATATTGAATAAGAAAGGCTCGCTATTCGTTACCCGACCTTCCCTGTTTGGCTATATCACCAACCGGGAAGAGCTCGACGCCGCCAGTAATGAGTTGTTCTCACTGATCGCCAGCCGGGCAATTCAGCTTAACGTACCTGAGCAGCAGAAATTTGCCTTAAGCGATGCGGTACGTGCGCATCAGGTGCTGGAAAGCCGTGCAACACAGGGTTCAAGTCTGCTAATTCCCTGA
- a CDS encoding Lrp/AsnC family transcriptional regulator, which produces MTQVDDHDLKILTLLQSNGRLTNQELSDLVGLSASQCSRRRINLEQANLILGYHARLSPDAVGLGMVGLIEVRLKNHTPDYEESFHRMVEEEAAIVDAFKTTGDADYLLKVAVADLASLSALISQLVAGHQSVAHVKTSVVLSRLKENGLMIIPQHKTRQKSA; this is translated from the coding sequence ATGACTCAGGTAGACGATCACGACCTTAAGATACTGACATTACTACAATCTAATGGCCGCCTTACCAACCAGGAACTCAGTGATTTAGTCGGGCTTTCGGCGTCGCAATGTTCACGCCGCCGCATCAATCTTGAACAGGCGAATCTCATTCTCGGCTATCACGCCCGCCTTTCGCCCGATGCAGTTGGCCTTGGTATGGTGGGATTAATTGAAGTTCGTCTGAAAAATCATACGCCGGATTATGAAGAGAGTTTCCATCGCATGGTGGAAGAAGAAGCCGCTATTGTTGATGCCTTCAAAACTACCGGCGATGCAGATTATTTACTGAAAGTGGCGGTGGCCGATTTAGCGTCGTTAAGCGCGCTGATTAGCCAGCTAGTGGCGGGGCATCAAAGCGTCGCGCACGTTAAAACATCCGTGGTTTTAAGCCGCTTAAAAGAGAACGGTTTGATGATCATCCCCCAGCACAAAACGCGCCAAAAAAGTGCATGA
- the dnaB gene encoding replicative DNA helicase, which translates to MAGNKPTNKSNEPRDRQLEGVKMPPHSIEAEQSVLGGLMLDNQRWDNVSERVVASDFFNRSHRLIFTEMQRLLEAGQPIDLITLSESLETLGELEMAGGFAYLAELAKNTPSAANIGAYADIVRERAVVREMIAVANQIADAGYDPQGRSSEDLLDFAESNVFKIAEQRANKDQGPQNIEQILEATVSRIESLVSTPHDGVTGVDTGYQDLNKKTAGLQGSDLIIVAARPSMGKTTFAMNLCENAAMLQDKPVLIFSLEMPSEQLMMRMLASLSRVDQTRIRTGQLEDEDWARISATMGILLEKKNMFIDDSSGLTPTEVRSRARRIFRENGGLSLIMIDYLQLMRVPSLSDNRTLEIAEISRSLKALAKELNVPVVALSQLNRSLEQRADKRPVNSDLRESGSIEQDADLIMFIYRDEVYHENSDLKGIAEIILGKQRNGPIGTVRLTFNGQWSRFDNYAGPQYDDE; encoded by the coding sequence ATGGCAGGAAATAAACCCACCAACAAATCGAACGAACCCCGCGATCGGCAGCTGGAAGGCGTGAAAATGCCACCGCATTCCATAGAAGCGGAGCAGTCGGTGCTCGGTGGGTTGATGCTGGATAACCAGCGCTGGGATAACGTCTCAGAACGTGTCGTCGCCAGCGACTTCTTTAACCGCTCGCACCGTTTAATCTTTACGGAAATGCAGCGTTTACTCGAAGCGGGCCAGCCGATTGACCTGATTACGCTCTCAGAATCACTGGAAACACTCGGTGAGCTTGAGATGGCGGGCGGCTTTGCTTATCTGGCCGAGCTGGCAAAAAATACACCAAGTGCTGCCAACATCGGTGCTTATGCCGATATCGTGCGTGAACGAGCGGTAGTACGAGAAATGATCGCGGTGGCGAACCAGATCGCTGATGCCGGTTACGATCCGCAGGGTCGCAGCAGCGAAGATCTGCTCGATTTCGCCGAATCTAACGTCTTCAAAATTGCCGAGCAGCGCGCCAATAAAGATCAGGGCCCGCAGAACATTGAGCAGATTCTGGAAGCGACGGTATCGCGTATTGAATCACTGGTCTCAACGCCGCATGACGGCGTGACCGGTGTTGATACCGGTTATCAGGATTTGAACAAAAAAACCGCCGGATTGCAGGGCTCAGACTTGATTATCGTGGCGGCGCGCCCCTCGATGGGCAAAACCACCTTCGCCATGAACCTGTGCGAAAACGCCGCGATGTTGCAAGACAAGCCGGTGCTGATTTTCAGTCTGGAAATGCCCAGCGAGCAGTTGATGATGCGTATGCTGGCGTCGCTCTCGCGTGTGGATCAGACGCGCATTCGTACCGGCCAGCTGGAAGATGAGGATTGGGCGCGCATCTCCGCGACGATGGGGATTTTGCTCGAGAAGAAGAACATGTTTATTGATGATTCTTCTGGCCTGACGCCCACCGAAGTGCGTTCGCGCGCGCGTCGTATCTTCCGTGAAAACGGCGGGTTGAGCCTGATCATGATCGACTACCTGCAGCTGATGCGTGTGCCGTCGTTGTCGGATAATCGTACGCTGGAGATCGCCGAGATCTCGCGCTCGTTAAAAGCGCTGGCGAAAGAGCTAAACGTGCCGGTTGTTGCCCTTTCACAGCTTAACCGCTCGCTGGAGCAGCGCGCCGATAAACGCCCGGTGAACTCGGATCTGCGCGAATCGGGCTCGATCGAGCAGGACGCCGACTTGATCATGTTTATCTATCGCGATGAGGTCTATCACGAAAACAGCGATCTGAAAGGCATCGCTGAGATCATCCTTGGCAAGCAGCGTAACGGCCCGATCGGTACGGTACGCCTGACCTTTAACGGCCAGTGGTCACGCTTTGATAACTACGCTGGCCCGCAATACGACGACGAATAA